From one Flavobacteriales bacterium genomic stretch:
- a CDS encoding AAA family ATPase gives MAALAARFVNSTNRHVFLTGKAGTGKTTFLHKLAASTHKRYVILAPTGIAALNAGGVTIHSQFLLPFGAFLPERQRPLDIPDGAFHDQDTLTRRHPLNSIRRNVLREVDLLIIDEVSMLRADVLDVIDHRMRTVRQNRGQSFGGAQVLLIGDLYQLPPVVKDDEWRVMQRYYASMFFFEAQVLKQHGYAHIELDRIFRQQDDRFIRILNNLRNNTVQAADVDELNAHHRAADAPAGNEGVITLTTHNYKADEINQEALRKLPGKAHSYEAEVMGEFPQGMYPVLERIELKEGAQVMFVKNDAEKRYFNGKLARVEKLEKDSIAVRMYDGVGDALGDGLYTLKRETWENKRYVVNASTKQQEEEVIGTFEQYPIKLAWAITVHKSQGLTFSKAIIDVGQAFAPGQVYVALSRLRSLDGLILRTRINPAVVSTDKEVVAFTERGERQEPLPAQLKARQREYLQQLLMGTFDLADLLRKLEWTQKDHPETAQFEDESMKSALRILQEKLRSEEENTRKFRNQLIRLLHEDKREELLVRIEKGAAYYGDLLQDRMKALFQHMAQAELLSRTKEYTNALKEIDGMLMKRIAALAKVAYLTRCILNGEEILRLKDLEQALTDKRAAMVGEVRAWAQENRPKGRTGKKRKRRESADDLSHGDSDPSIRPLTRKNRDHPDYVRAPRRSKAEVSNTYNVTFELAKEGLTVEEIAAKRTLARSTIEGHFARGIAEGVLEIGKLMPEAERDLIADWMREHPTEGLNAAQGYFENRFSYGQLRMVQSWVKREAGDEA, from the coding sequence ATGGCCGCCTTGGCCGCGCGCTTCGTCAACAGCACCAACCGCCACGTTTTCCTGACGGGCAAGGCGGGCACCGGCAAGACCACCTTCCTGCACAAGCTGGCCGCCAGCACGCACAAGCGCTATGTGATCCTGGCTCCAACGGGCATCGCGGCGCTCAACGCCGGCGGGGTCACCATCCACAGCCAATTCCTGCTCCCCTTCGGCGCTTTCCTGCCTGAGCGCCAACGTCCCCTCGACATCCCCGATGGAGCCTTCCATGACCAGGACACGCTCACGCGGCGCCATCCGCTGAACAGTATCCGCCGCAACGTGCTGCGCGAGGTTGACCTGCTCATCATCGATGAGGTGAGCATGCTGCGCGCGGATGTGCTCGACGTTATCGATCACCGCATGCGCACCGTGCGGCAGAACCGCGGGCAGAGCTTCGGGGGAGCGCAGGTGCTCCTCATCGGTGACCTGTACCAGCTGCCGCCGGTGGTGAAGGACGATGAGTGGCGCGTGATGCAGCGCTACTACGCGAGCATGTTCTTCTTCGAGGCGCAGGTCCTCAAGCAGCATGGCTACGCGCACATCGAGCTCGATAGGATCTTCCGCCAGCAGGACGACCGCTTCATCCGCATCCTCAACAACCTGCGCAACAACACGGTGCAGGCGGCGGATGTGGATGAGCTGAATGCGCACCATCGAGCCGCCGATGCGCCAGCCGGGAACGAGGGCGTCATCACCCTGACCACGCACAACTATAAGGCCGACGAGATCAATCAGGAAGCGCTCCGCAAGCTGCCGGGCAAGGCGCACAGCTACGAGGCGGAGGTCATGGGCGAATTCCCCCAGGGCATGTACCCCGTGCTCGAGCGCATCGAGCTCAAGGAAGGCGCGCAGGTGATGTTCGTGAAGAACGATGCCGAGAAGAGGTACTTCAACGGCAAACTGGCGCGCGTGGAGAAGCTGGAGAAGGACAGCATCGCCGTGCGCATGTACGATGGCGTGGGCGATGCGCTCGGCGACGGCCTGTACACCCTGAAGCGCGAGACCTGGGAGAACAAGCGCTACGTGGTGAACGCCAGCACCAAGCAGCAGGAAGAGGAGGTGATCGGCACATTCGAGCAGTATCCCATCAAGCTCGCTTGGGCCATCACCGTTCACAAGAGCCAGGGCCTCACCTTCAGCAAAGCCATCATCGATGTGGGCCAGGCCTTCGCACCGGGGCAGGTGTACGTGGCGCTCTCCCGCCTGCGCTCGCTCGATGGGCTGATCCTGCGCACGCGCATCAATCCTGCCGTGGTGAGCACGGACAAGGAGGTGGTGGCCTTCACGGAGCGTGGGGAGCGGCAGGAACCGCTGCCGGCGCAATTGAAGGCCAGGCAGCGCGAGTACCTGCAGCAACTGCTCATGGGCACCTTCGACCTGGCTGATCTGCTGCGGAAGCTGGAGTGGACGCAGAAGGACCATCCCGAGACCGCGCAGTTCGAGGATGAGAGCATGAAGTCCGCGCTCCGCATCCTGCAGGAGAAGCTGCGCAGCGAAGAGGAGAACACGCGGAAGTTCCGCAACCAATTGATCCGCTTGCTGCATGAGGACAAGCGCGAGGAGCTGCTCGTGCGGATCGAGAAGGGCGCTGCTTACTATGGCGATCTGCTGCAGGACCGGATGAAAGCGCTCTTCCAGCACATGGCGCAAGCCGAGCTGCTGAGCCGCACCAAGGAGTACACCAATGCGCTTAAGGAGATCGACGGCATGCTGATGAAGCGGATCGCCGCCTTGGCCAAGGTTGCTTACCTCACGCGCTGCATCCTCAACGGAGAAGAGATCCTGCGGCTCAAGGACCTCGAGCAGGCCCTCACCGACAAGCGAGCGGCCATGGTCGGCGAGGTGCGCGCGTGGGCCCAGGAGAACAGGCCGAAGGGAAGGACGGGGAAGAAGCGGAAACGCCGCGAAAGCGCTGATGACCTTTCTCACGGCGACAGCGACCCTTCGATTCGGCCATTGACAAGAAAGAACCGTGATCATCCCGATTACGTCCGTGCGCCGCGCCGGAGCAAGGCTGAGGTCAGCAATACGTACAACGTGACCTTTGAGCTGGCCAAGGAGGGCCTCACAGTGGAGGAGATCGCGGCCAAGCGCACCTTGGCCAGGAGCACGATCGAAGGGCATTTCGCGCGCGGCATCGCCGAAGGAGTGCTCGAAATCGGCAAGCTGATGCCCGAGGCCGAACGGGACCTCATCGCCGATTGGATGCGCGAGCATCCGACCGAAGGGCTGAATGCCGCTCAGGGCTATTTCGAGAACCGCTTCAGCTACGGGCAACTGCGCATGGTGCAGTCCTGGGTGAAGCGCGAGGCCGGCGACGAGGCGTGA
- a CDS encoding phosphoribosylpyrophosphate synthetase produces the protein MRYAYSTLSEAVNDLQRRGYTDDLSLGGHCVVCEPRGVSLDPAEFEIDEFHRFEGNSDPEDQSVLYAISSKSRDIKGILVNAYGPDASSLTQELVRKLATH, from the coding sequence ATGCGCTACGCTTATTCCACGCTCTCCGAGGCCGTGAACGATCTGCAGCGCCGAGGCTATACCGATGACCTGTCGCTTGGCGGTCATTGCGTGGTGTGCGAGCCACGCGGCGTCAGTCTGGATCCTGCGGAGTTCGAGATCGACGAGTTCCACCGTTTCGAGGGCAATTCCGACCCGGAGGATCAGAGCGTGCTCTATGCTATTAGCTCGAAGTCCCGCGACATCAAGGGCATCCTGGTGAATGCATACGGGCCCGATGCCTCGAGTCTCACGCAGGAGCTCGTTCGCAAGCTGGCCACGCACTGA
- the cphA gene encoding cyanophycin synthetase, producing the protein MRILELKAMRGPNYWSVKRHHLIVMRLDIEDLEEKPTDQIPGFYERITTLLPSMYSHRCSEEHEGGFWERVKRGTWMGHVIEHIALEIQTLAGMETGFGRTRSTRENGVYNVVFSYIEEPVGMYAAKAAVRIAEALISGTPYDLADDIQKMRELREESRLGPSTGSIVAEALSRGIPYLRLNGQSLVQLGHGIHQKRIRATITSKTSNIGVEIACDKEETKQLLESYEIPVPKGRVVRTEEGLETALESVGYPCVIKPIGGNHGRGATIGIKTLEEAKVALAKAKEISRSVIVERYITGLDHRLLVINHRFICAAKRTPACVVGDGRSTITQLVEEVNKDPRRGYGHENVLTRIDIDDHTLKLLGLKGLTPESVPAQDETVYLKATANLSTGGTADDVTEVVHPFNVFLAERISRIIDLDICGIDIMTDDISLPLNESGGAVLEVNAAPGFRMHLDPTGGIGKNVAEPVVDMLFPPGAPSRIPITAVTGTNGKTTTTRLAAHIMRSVGYKVGMTCSDGVYIQNRLLMKGDCTGPASAQFVLKEPVVDMAVLETARGGLVRSGLGFEHCDVAIVTNVAADHLGLKDIHTLEELAHVKSTVPRSVRREGYAILNADDDLVMAMRKQCDCKIALFSLDENNRLIRQHCKLGGLAAIYENGFITISKGEWKLRIEKAVNVPITYGGKAVFNIQNVLPAVLAAYVQGVKIEDLRQALLTFVPGAAQTPGRLNLFQFKNFQVVVDYAHNPHGFEALGKFLSKIPDSPKVGVIAGVGDRREEDTVNLGRLSAQMFDEIIIRQDRNLRGKTDDEIIALMVKGIKEVDPNKPYIIIKKEEEAIRHAISTAKPGSFLTLCSDVVPDALALVLKLKEEDEKVAFSKDDIPNRNKELVG; encoded by the coding sequence ATGAGGATCCTCGAACTCAAGGCCATGCGCGGCCCCAATTACTGGTCGGTCAAGCGGCACCACCTGATCGTCATGCGCCTCGACATCGAGGACCTGGAAGAGAAGCCCACGGATCAGATCCCCGGCTTCTACGAGCGCATCACGACCCTCCTGCCCAGCATGTACAGCCATCGCTGCAGCGAGGAACACGAAGGCGGGTTCTGGGAGCGTGTGAAGCGCGGCACCTGGATGGGCCATGTGATCGAGCACATCGCGCTGGAGATCCAGACACTGGCCGGCATGGAAACGGGATTCGGCCGCACGCGGAGCACACGCGAAAACGGCGTGTACAACGTGGTCTTCAGCTACATCGAGGAACCTGTGGGCATGTACGCGGCCAAAGCCGCAGTGCGCATCGCGGAAGCATTGATCAGCGGAACGCCCTACGACCTCGCCGACGACATCCAGAAGATGCGGGAGCTGCGCGAAGAGTCGCGGCTTGGGCCCAGCACGGGCAGCATCGTGGCGGAGGCGTTGTCACGCGGCATTCCCTACCTCCGCTTGAATGGGCAGAGCCTGGTACAGCTCGGGCACGGCATCCACCAGAAACGGATCCGCGCCACGATCACCAGCAAGACCAGCAACATCGGCGTGGAGATCGCGTGCGACAAGGAGGAGACCAAGCAATTGCTCGAGAGCTACGAGATCCCGGTCCCGAAAGGCCGCGTAGTGCGCACCGAGGAAGGATTGGAAACCGCGCTGGAATCCGTGGGCTATCCCTGCGTGATCAAGCCCATCGGCGGGAATCATGGCCGCGGTGCCACTATTGGCATCAAGACACTGGAGGAAGCGAAAGTCGCCCTGGCCAAGGCGAAGGAGATCAGCCGCAGCGTGATCGTGGAGCGTTACATCACCGGACTTGATCACCGCTTGCTCGTGATCAACCATCGCTTCATCTGCGCGGCGAAACGCACGCCGGCTTGCGTAGTCGGCGATGGCCGAAGCACCATCACGCAGCTTGTCGAGGAGGTGAACAAGGACCCGCGTCGCGGCTACGGCCATGAGAACGTGCTCACACGCATCGACATCGACGACCACACGCTGAAGCTGCTCGGGCTCAAAGGCCTCACGCCCGAAAGCGTCCCGGCGCAGGATGAGACCGTTTACCTGAAGGCCACCGCCAACCTCAGCACGGGCGGCACTGCCGATGACGTAACCGAAGTGGTGCACCCCTTCAACGTCTTCCTCGCCGAGCGAATCAGCCGCATCATCGACCTCGACATCTGCGGCATCGACATCATGACCGACGATATCAGCCTGCCGCTGAACGAGTCAGGTGGCGCCGTGCTCGAAGTGAATGCCGCCCCCGGCTTCCGCATGCACTTGGACCCCACCGGCGGCATCGGCAAGAACGTGGCGGAACCCGTGGTGGACATGCTCTTCCCGCCTGGTGCGCCGAGCCGCATCCCCATCACCGCGGTGACCGGAACGAACGGCAAGACCACCACCACGCGACTGGCGGCGCACATCATGCGCAGCGTGGGCTACAAGGTGGGCATGACCTGCAGCGATGGCGTGTACATCCAGAACCGCCTGCTGATGAAGGGCGATTGCACAGGCCCGGCGAGCGCGCAATTCGTGCTGAAGGAACCCGTGGTGGATATGGCCGTGCTGGAGACGGCACGTGGTGGTTTGGTGCGCAGCGGCCTGGGCTTCGAGCATTGCGACGTGGCCATCGTCACCAACGTGGCCGCCGATCACTTGGGCTTGAAGGACATCCACACCCTGGAGGAACTCGCCCACGTGAAGAGCACCGTGCCGCGCAGCGTGCGCCGCGAGGGCTATGCCATCCTGAACGCCGATGACGATCTCGTGATGGCCATGCGCAAGCAGTGCGATTGCAAGATCGCCCTCTTCAGCCTCGATGAGAACAACCGCCTGATCCGCCAGCACTGCAAGCTCGGTGGCCTCGCCGCGATCTACGAGAACGGCTTCATCACCATCAGCAAGGGCGAATGGAAGCTGCGGATCGAGAAGGCGGTGAACGTGCCCATCACCTACGGAGGCAAGGCGGTCTTCAACATCCAGAACGTGCTTCCGGCCGTGCTGGCAGCGTATGTGCAGGGCGTGAAGATCGAGGACCTGCGCCAGGCGCTGCTCACCTTCGTGCCGGGTGCCGCCCAGACGCCGGGCCGCTTGAACCTCTTCCAGTTCAAGAATTTCCAGGTGGTGGTGGACTACGCCCACAACCCGCACGGCTTCGAGGCGCTGGGCAAGTTCCTGAGCAAGATCCCCGACAGCCCGAAGGTGGGCGTGATCGCCGGCGTGGGCGACCGCCGCGAGGAGGATACCGTGAACCTCGGCCGCCTCAGCGCGCAGATGTTCGATGAGATCATCATCCGCCAGGACCGCAACCTGCGCGGCAAGACCGACGACGAGATCATCGCGCTCATGGTGAAGGGCATCAAGGAGGTGGACCCCAACAAGCCCTACATCATCATCAAGAAGGAGGAAGAGGCCATCCGCCACGCCATCTCAACGGCCAAACCCGGCAGCTTCCTCACGCTCTGCAGCGATGTGGTGCCCGATGCGCTCGCCCTTGTTCTGAAGCTGAAAGAGGAGGATGAGAAGGTGGCGTTCAGCAAGGACGATATCCCGAACAGGAACAAGGAGTTGGTGGGGTGA
- a CDS encoding cyanophycinase, with translation MTPKGKLIAIGGNEDKGKEPEAGHHTKVFTHNFIEEGILRRVVDEMGGSSARIAVITSASSIPEEVGANYIEAFGKLGVTNVDVLDIRDRSQVKMDMIKRLSKCDGVMMSGGNQLRLTTIFGGTAFLQLMKRRYEEEAGFVIAGTSAGAMCMSSTMIYQGHSASGLIKGGVKLTTGASLIQDVIIDSHFVERGRFSRLTQAVAANPSAIGIGLGEDTGVVITGADMLETIGSGQVMIFDGHEVSYSNYADVEDGEPFSIEGMRVHIISKGHSYSVAQKQFAAVSVPVKG, from the coding sequence ATGACACCCAAAGGCAAGCTCATCGCCATCGGCGGAAACGAGGACAAGGGCAAGGAGCCCGAAGCAGGTCACCATACCAAGGTCTTCACGCACAATTTCATCGAGGAGGGCATTCTACGGCGCGTGGTGGATGAGATGGGCGGCAGCTCGGCGCGCATCGCCGTGATCACCAGCGCGAGCAGCATCCCGGAAGAGGTCGGCGCCAACTACATCGAGGCCTTCGGCAAGCTGGGCGTCACCAACGTGGATGTGCTCGACATCCGCGACCGCAGCCAGGTGAAGATGGACATGATCAAGCGCCTCTCGAAGTGCGACGGCGTGATGATGAGCGGCGGCAACCAGCTGCGGCTCACCACCATCTTCGGCGGAACGGCCTTCCTGCAACTGATGAAGCGCCGGTACGAAGAGGAGGCGGGCTTCGTGATCGCGGGCACTAGCGCTGGCGCGATGTGCATGAGCAGCACCATGATCTACCAGGGCCACAGCGCCAGCGGCCTCATCAAGGGCGGCGTGAAGCTCACCACCGGCGCATCGCTCATCCAGGATGTGATCATCGATAGCCATTTCGTGGAGCGCGGGCGCTTCAGCCGGCTCACGCAGGCCGTGGCAGCGAATCCGTCGGCCATCGGCATCGGCCTCGGCGAGGACACCGGCGTGGTGATCACCGGCGCCGACATGCTCGAGACCATCGGCAGCGGCCAGGTGATGATCTTCGATGGCCACGAGGTCTCCTACAGCAACTACGCCGATGTGGAGGATGGCGAGCCCTTCAGCATCGAGGGCATGCGCGTCCACATCATCAGCAAGGGGCATAGCTACAGCGTGGCGCAGAAGCAGTTCGCGGCGGTCAGTGTTCCAGTGAAAGGCTGA
- a CDS encoding DUF3817 domain-containing protein, whose product MHSPIIRRFRTVAIAEGVSFILLLFIAMPLKHFFGMPMAVKVVGWAHGLLFVAYWVAAVPLFTKLKWDTERIVGLGLASVLPFGTFVLERKWLR is encoded by the coding sequence ATGCATTCACCCATCATCCGCCGTTTCCGTACCGTGGCCATCGCAGAGGGCGTCAGCTTCATTCTCCTGCTCTTCATCGCCATGCCCTTGAAGCACTTCTTCGGTATGCCGATGGCCGTGAAGGTGGTGGGTTGGGCTCACGGACTGCTCTTCGTGGCGTATTGGGTGGCCGCTGTTCCGCTCTTCACCAAGTTGAAGTGGGACACCGAGCGCATCGTGGGCCTTGGCCTCGCGAGCGTGCTGCCCTTCGGCACCTTCGTCCTGGAGCGCAAGTGGCTCAGGTGA
- a CDS encoding GNAT family N-acetyltransferase, with protein MDVHRITTEQTYPLRLLVLRPNGMLKDVQWPHDHDEQAFHLGAQNGAGLIGVGTFYPEKHKGIKGPRPFRLRGMATHPDHRGRGAGRLIVRSALEELRKLGCTLVWCNARIGAASFYEREGFVKHGEAFELAGIGMHYVMWRKV; from the coding sequence ATGGATGTCCACCGCATCACCACCGAACAGACCTACCCCTTGCGCCTGCTGGTGCTCCGGCCCAACGGCATGCTGAAGGATGTGCAATGGCCGCACGACCATGATGAGCAGGCCTTCCACCTGGGCGCGCAGAACGGCGCGGGCCTCATCGGCGTAGGCACTTTCTATCCGGAGAAGCACAAGGGCATCAAAGGGCCACGCCCTTTCCGCTTGCGCGGCATGGCCACGCATCCCGATCACCGTGGCCGCGGGGCAGGCCGCCTCATCGTACGCTCAGCGCTCGAAGAGTTGCGCAAGCTCGGCTGCACCCTGGTCTGGTGCAACGCGCGCATCGGAGCCGCTTCCTTTTACGAGCGCGAAGGATTCGTGAAGCACGGCGAGGCCTTCGAACTGGCCGGCATCGGCATGCACTACGTGATGTGGCGGAAGGTGTGA
- a CDS encoding M42 family metallopeptidase, which yields MAKKRSSKAKKEAKSLLTAGSLAFLERYLNNPSPTGFESEGQRLWLEYVKPHVDAHLVDPYGTAVGIINPDAKWKVVIEAHADEISWFVHYITKEGFIYVKRNGGSDHMIAPSKRVNIHTEKGVVKAVFGWPAIHVRTAKNDPVPTTENIFLDCGCDSKDEVEKLGVHVGCVVTFEDEFMVLNGRHFTGRALDNRMGGFMIAEVARLLKEQRARLPFGLYITNSVQEEVGLRGAEMIVERIKPDVAIVTDVTHDTQTPMMSKVQSGDIACGKGPVLSYAPAVHNKVLRHIVRTAEKEKIPFQRLAASRATGTDTDAFAYGSGGVPSALISLPLRYMHTTVETVSRVDVENLIRLMLASVKALRPGEDLRYLK from the coding sequence ATGGCGAAGAAGAGATCAAGCAAGGCCAAGAAGGAGGCGAAGAGCCTGCTCACCGCAGGATCGCTGGCGTTCCTCGAGCGGTACCTGAACAATCCCTCGCCCACCGGTTTCGAGAGCGAGGGGCAGCGGCTATGGCTAGAATACGTGAAGCCGCATGTGGATGCGCACCTGGTGGATCCCTACGGCACGGCGGTGGGCATCATCAACCCGGATGCGAAGTGGAAAGTGGTGATCGAGGCGCACGCCGATGAGATCAGCTGGTTCGTGCATTACATCACCAAGGAGGGCTTCATCTATGTGAAGCGCAATGGCGGCAGCGACCACATGATCGCACCGAGCAAGCGGGTGAACATCCACACGGAGAAAGGGGTGGTTAAGGCGGTGTTCGGCTGGCCCGCGATCCACGTGCGCACCGCGAAGAACGACCCCGTGCCCACCACCGAGAACATCTTCCTCGATTGCGGCTGCGATAGCAAGGACGAGGTGGAGAAGCTCGGCGTGCATGTGGGCTGCGTGGTCACCTTCGAGGATGAGTTCATGGTGCTCAACGGGCGCCATTTCACCGGACGAGCGCTCGACAACCGCATGGGCGGCTTCATGATCGCCGAGGTGGCGCGCCTGCTCAAGGAGCAACGGGCCAGGTTGCCCTTCGGCCTGTACATCACCAACAGTGTGCAGGAAGAGGTGGGCCTGCGCGGAGCCGAGATGATCGTCGAGCGCATCAAGCCCGATGTGGCCATCGTGACTGACGTGACGCATGACACGCAGACGCCCATGATGAGCAAGGTGCAGAGCGGCGATATCGCGTGCGGCAAGGGCCCGGTGCTGAGCTATGCCCCGGCGGTGCACAACAAGGTGCTGCGGCATATCGTGCGTACGGCCGAGAAGGAGAAGATCCCCTTCCAGCGCCTGGCGGCCAGCCGCGCCACCGGCACCGATACCGATGCCTTCGCTTACGGCAGCGGCGGCGTGCCCAGCGCATTGATCAGCCTCCCCCTTCGATACATGCACACCACCGTGGAGACCGTGAGCCGCGTTGACGTGGAGAACTTGATCCGGCTGATGCTCGCCAGCGTGAAGGCTCTGAGGCCCGGTGAAGACCTCCGGTACCTCAAGTAG
- a CDS encoding OmpA family protein, protein MAKRVITLLIAFAIAAGGLLLAQDNSKRVQDLLKRAEKAERAGSSQFVHAETLYEEAIALDPQSAEANARMGLCQLNGPHRHKALPFLEKAASIDPLFPRVQFLLGYALQLNARWDDAMAAFQRHKAQNPFQDPDPLYNTADDHITQCRNGKALQLRAVRAEVVNMGTGINTEHADYGAAITADGAQLYFTSRRPASSSDKVNRVNGDYFEDVYHSRRTVNGWNAAQRLPEPVNTPGNDASVGLFNDGRTMLIYRDQDGTGDLLECRRSGDQWSAPVMLGANVNTPQHESSAWYSFDRQWLYFVSERPDDNVGGQDIYRSRWDVATEDWGPAENLGPTVNSIHDEEGVFAHPDGKTIYFSSKGHNSMGGYDVFRTRLENGRWTKPENLGWPVNSPDDDLFFVLSADGRNGFLSSFRSDGFGEDDLYAVTFLPEPAQGDAVASAAGAPLTAEAPATVLVKGKVLSLQFLNGMEADIELLDLADGSLVARFKSDGSTGEYMVAVPGGKEYAMYVKANGHLVHSQRITVPEHGGVQLDWDVRMEPLAAGSNSTMRNLFFNVNSAQLEEASRADLGQLVELLVGNPALRLEVSGHTDADGGAEHNQRLSLERAQSVCDHLIANGIAADRLVAVGHGSSKPVAPNDSESGKALNRRTEITVL, encoded by the coding sequence ATGGCCAAGCGTGTCATTACCCTGCTCATCGCCTTCGCGATCGCCGCTGGCGGACTGCTCCTTGCGCAGGACAATAGCAAGCGCGTGCAGGACCTGCTCAAACGCGCCGAGAAGGCCGAAAGAGCCGGCAGCTCGCAGTTCGTGCATGCGGAGACCTTGTATGAGGAGGCCATCGCACTTGATCCACAGAGCGCTGAGGCGAATGCCCGGATGGGCCTATGCCAGCTCAACGGGCCGCATCGCCACAAGGCGCTGCCCTTCCTCGAGAAGGCCGCTTCCATCGACCCGCTCTTCCCCCGTGTGCAATTCCTGCTGGGCTATGCCTTGCAGCTGAATGCCCGTTGGGACGATGCCATGGCCGCCTTCCAGCGGCACAAGGCGCAGAATCCCTTCCAGGACCCCGACCCGCTGTACAACACCGCCGATGACCACATCACCCAATGCCGCAACGGCAAAGCGCTCCAGCTGCGCGCCGTTCGCGCGGAAGTGGTGAACATGGGAACAGGGATCAACACGGAGCACGCGGATTATGGCGCGGCCATCACGGCTGACGGCGCCCAGCTCTACTTCACCTCGCGCCGTCCGGCAAGCAGCAGCGACAAGGTGAACCGCGTGAACGGTGATTACTTCGAGGATGTGTATCACAGTCGGAGGACCGTGAACGGCTGGAATGCCGCGCAGCGGCTGCCGGAACCGGTGAACACGCCGGGGAACGATGCCAGTGTGGGCCTCTTCAACGATGGCCGTACCATGCTCATCTACCGTGACCAGGATGGCACCGGCGATCTCCTCGAGTGCAGGCGAAGCGGTGATCAATGGAGCGCCCCGGTCATGCTGGGCGCCAACGTGAACACGCCGCAGCACGAGAGCAGCGCCTGGTACAGCTTCGATCGGCAATGGCTCTATTTCGTGAGCGAGCGGCCGGATGACAACGTGGGCGGTCAGGACATCTACCGGAGCCGCTGGGATGTGGCCACCGAGGATTGGGGCCCTGCCGAGAACCTCGGGCCCACGGTGAACAGCATCCACGACGAGGAAGGCGTCTTCGCGCATCCGGACGGCAAGACCATCTACTTCAGCAGCAAAGGGCACAATAGCATGGGCGGCTACGACGTGTTCCGCACGCGCCTGGAGAATGGCCGTTGGACCAAGCCCGAGAACCTAGGCTGGCCCGTGAACTCGCCCGATGACGATCTCTTCTTCGTGCTCAGCGCCGACGGCAGGAATGGCTTCCTAAGCTCGTTCCGTTCCGATGGCTTCGGTGAGGACGACCTCTATGCGGTCACCTTCCTGCCAGAGCCTGCACAAGGCGATGCGGTGGCCAGTGCCGCTGGTGCACCCTTGACCGCCGAGGCGCCTGCCACGGTGCTGGTGAAGGGAAAGGTCTTGTCGCTGCAATTCCTCAATGGCATGGAGGCCGACATCGAGTTGCTCGACCTCGCAGACGGTTCGCTGGTTGCGCGCTTCAAGAGCGATGGGAGCACTGGTGAGTACATGGTGGCGGTGCCCGGTGGGAAGGAGTACGCGATGTACGTGAAGGCGAACGGCCATCTGGTGCATAGCCAGCGGATCACCGTGCCAGAGCACGGCGGCGTGCAGCTCGATTGGGATGTGCGCATGGAACCGCTCGCAGCGGGCAGCAACAGCACCATGCGGAACCTGTTCTTCAATGTGAACAGCGCGCAGCTCGAAGAGGCCTCACGCGCCGATCTGGGCCAACTGGTCGAATTGCTCGTCGGGAACCCGGCCTTGCGGCTCGAGGTGAGCGGCCACACCGATGCCGATGGCGGCGCGGAGCATAACCAGCGGCTCTCGCTGGAGCGCGCCCAGTCCGTGTGCGATCACCTGATCGCCAACGGCATCGCTGCCGATCGCCTGGTAGCCGTGGGCCATGGCTCATCAAAGCCCGTTGCTCCCAACGATTCCGAATCGGGCAAGGCCCTGAACCGGCGCACGGAGATCACCGTGCTCTGA